A stretch of Arachis hypogaea cultivar Tifrunner chromosome 15, arahy.Tifrunner.gnm2.J5K5, whole genome shotgun sequence DNA encodes these proteins:
- the LOC112749191 gene encoding uncharacterized protein, whose protein sequence is MAQSKHIDKVLDRHSDETIANNRLRLKTSIDAIRWLTFQACAFRGDDESPGSLNRRNFIELIKLLASCNQNVNNVVLENAPGNAQYISPGVQKDILHIFARKVRATIREEIGDSKFCIIIDEARDESKRGQMSVILRFVDKHGCVQERFFDLIHVSDTCSLTLKTEISSVLSRHNLDVQNLRGQGYDGASNMRGEWNGLQALFLKDCPFAYYIHCLAHRLQLALVSAAKEVCYVHQFFSKLTLIVNVVTDSPKRHDQLRVAQANNVANLIADDQLVTGSGLNQIGTLQRAGDTR, encoded by the coding sequence ATGGCTCAATCTAAGCATATAGACAAAGTTCTTGATAGGCATAGTGATGAAACTATTGCAAATAACCGCTTAAGGTTGAAGACATCTATTGATGCTATTCGATGGCTTACATTTCAAGCATGTGCATTTAGAGGCGATGATGAAAGTCCTGGATCTTTGAATAGGAgaaattttattgagttaattaagCTTTTGGCTTCCTGTAATCAGAATGTTAATAATGTTGTTCTTGAAAATGCTCCTGGAAATGCTCAATATATATCTCCCGGTGTTCAAAAAGATATATTACATATCTTTGCTAGAAAAGTGCGTGCAACAATTCGAGAAGAAATTGGTGattctaaattttgtataattattgatGAAGCAAGAGATGAGTCAAAGCGAGGACAAATGTCTGTGATTTTGAGATTTGTAGACAAGCACGGTTGTGTTCAAGAAAGATTTTTTGATCTTATACATGTTTCTGATACGTGTTCTTTGACATTGAAAACAGAAATTTCATCAGTTCTTTCTCGTCATAATCTTGATGTTCAAAATCTTAGGGGACAAGGGTATGATGGAGCTAGTAATATGCGTGGTGAatggaatggattgcaagctctaTTTTTGAAAGATTGCCCTTTTGCTTATTACATTCACTGTCTTGCTCATCGATTACAATTAGCACTTGTTTCTGCAGCCAAAGAAGTTTGCTATGTTcatcaattcttttcaaaacttacactAATTGTGAATGTTGTGACTGATTCTCCTAAACGTCATGATCAGTTAAGGGTTGCTCAAGCAAATAATGTTGCAAACTTAATTGCCGATGATCAACTTGTGACAGGTAGTGGACTTAATCAAATTGGTACTTTGCAAAGAGCTGGAGATACTAGATAG